In Candidatus Methylomirabilota bacterium, one DNA window encodes the following:
- a CDS encoding ABC transporter ATP-binding protein, producing the protein MAADPRPPLLAVRGLKTYFHQDEGTVKAVDGVSFDLAPGATLGVVGESGCGKSVTARSILGIVDRPGRIVEGEIRFRRQTAQPGEADVVDLAALRPNGRAMRAIRGAEIALIFQEPMSSFSPVHTVGSQIMEAIMLHQQVSRREARVKAIEMLRRVGVSSPEQRVDQLSNQLSGGLRQRAMIAMALSCHPTLLIADEPTTALDVTTQTQILELMRQLQKEDGMAIMLITHDLGVVAEMATDVVVMYLGRVVEQAPVDEIFHAPKHPYTQALLRSIPRMRSRSRERLTPIAGAVPHPYDRPTGCPFHPRCPEFMAGRCDRDEPALRPVGVGHAVSCFLYP; encoded by the coding sequence ATGGCCGCTGATCCGCGTCCCCCCCTCCTGGCTGTGCGTGGGCTCAAGACCTATTTCCACCAGGATGAGGGCACGGTGAAGGCGGTGGATGGCGTGAGCTTCGACCTCGCTCCCGGCGCCACGCTCGGAGTCGTGGGCGAGAGCGGCTGCGGCAAGAGTGTGACCGCGCGCTCCATTCTCGGCATCGTGGATCGCCCCGGGCGCATCGTGGAGGGCGAGATCCGCTTCCGGCGTCAGACCGCCCAGCCGGGCGAGGCCGACGTCGTCGATCTGGCCGCGCTGCGGCCCAACGGCCGGGCCATGCGGGCCATCCGCGGTGCGGAGATCGCCCTGATCTTCCAGGAGCCGATGTCTTCCTTCAGCCCCGTGCACACGGTGGGCAGCCAGATCATGGAAGCGATCATGCTGCATCAGCAGGTGAGCCGCCGCGAGGCGCGCGTGAAGGCCATCGAGATGTTGCGGCGGGTCGGCGTGTCCTCGCCTGAGCAGCGGGTGGACCAGCTCTCGAATCAGCTCAGCGGCGGTCTGCGCCAGCGGGCCATGATCGCGATGGCGCTTTCCTGTCATCCGACCCTGTTGATCGCCGACGAGCCCACCACGGCCCTCGACGTGACCACGCAGACCCAGATCCTCGAACTGATGCGTCAGCTCCAGAAAGAGGACGGCATGGCCATCATGCTGATCACGCACGATCTGGGCGTGGTCGCCGAGATGGCCACCGACGTGGTCGTCATGTACCTGGGCCGGGTCGTGGAGCAGGCGCCGGTGGACGAGATCTTCCACGCGCCCAAGCACCCCTATACCCAGGCGCTGCTGCGCTCGATCCCCCGGATGCGGTCACGCTCCCGCGAGCGGCTCACGCCCATCGCGGGAGCGGTGCCGCATCCCTACGATCGGCCAACCGGTTGTCCCTTCCATCCACGGTGCCCGGAGTTCATGGCCGGCCGCTGCGATCGGGACGAGCCGGCGCTCCGTCCGGTCGGCGTCGGGCACGCCGTGAGCTGCTTCCTCTACCCGTGA